The proteins below are encoded in one region of Drosophila santomea strain STO CAGO 1482 chromosome 3R, Prin_Dsan_1.1, whole genome shotgun sequence:
- the LOC120452115 gene encoding general transcription factor IIF subunit 1, whose product MSSASKSTPSAASGSSTSAAAAAAAASVTSGSASSSANVQEFKIRVPKMPKKHHVMRFNATLNVDFAQWRNVKLERENNMKEFRGMEEDQPKFGAGSEYNRDQREEARRKKFGIIARKYRPEAQPWILKVGGKTGKKFKGIREGGVGENAAFYVFTHAPDGAIEAYPLTEWYNFQPIQRYKSLSAEEAEQEFGRRKKVMNYFSLMLRKRLRGDEEEEQDPEEAKLIKAATKKSKELKITDMDEWIDSEDESDSEDEEDKKKKEQEDSDDGKSKGKGKKGADKKKKKRDVDDEAFEESDDGDEEGREMDYDTSSSEDEPDPEAKVDKDMKGVAEEDALRKLLTSDEEEEDEKKSDESDKEDGDGEKKKKEKGKDEGSKDKKKKKPSKEDKKGKSNGSGDSSTDFSSDSTDSEDDLSNGPPKKKVVSKEKDKEKEKESAASSKASTSSSNANKSRSATPTLSTDASKRKMNSLPSDLTGSDTSNSPTSTPAKRPKNEISTSLPTSFSGGKVEDYGITEEAVRRYLKRKPLTATELLTKFKNKKTPVSSDRLVETMTKILKKINPVKHTIQGKMYLWIK is encoded by the exons ATGTCGAGTGCGTCCAAGTCGACG CCGAGCGCTGCTAGCGGGAGCTCCACGTCcgcagctgccgccgccgccgcagccTCCGTAACGTCAGGATCCGCCTCGTCCTCCGCTAACGTGCAGGAGTTCAAGATCCGTGTGCCCAAGATGCCCAAGAAGCACCATGTGATGCGGTTCAACGCGACGCTTAATGTGGATTTCGCGCAGTGGCGAAATGTGAAACTAGAGCGGGAGAACAACATGAAGGAGTTCCGGGGCATGGAGGAGGATCAGCCCAAGTTCGGTGCCGGATCGGAGTACAATCGAGATCAGCGCGAGGAAGCGCGCCGCAAAAAGTTCGGCATTATAGCGAGAAAGTACCGTCCGGAGGCGCAGCCTTGGATCCTAAAAGTGGGTGGCAAGACGGGAAAGAAGTTCAAAGGCATCCGCGAGGGCGGTGTAGGCGAGAATGCGGCTTTTTATGTGTTCACCCATGCACCAGACGGCGCCATTGAGGCATACCCCTTGACTGAGTGGTACAACTTCCAGCCTATTCAACGCTACAAATCTCTGTCGGCAGAGGAAGCTGAACAGGAATTTGGTCGCCGCAAAAAAGTGATGAACTACTTCTCCCTCATGTTGCGAAAGCGTCTGCGCGGCGATGAGGAAGAGGAACAGGATCCGGAGGAGGCTAAGCTTATAAAGGCAGCCACCAAAAAATCCAAGGAGCTCAAGATCACTGACATGGATGAATGGATTGATTCCGAGGATGAGTCGGATTCGGAAGACGAGGAGGATAAAAAGAAGAAGGAGCAGGAAGACAGCGACGATGGCAAGTCCAAGGGTAAAGGCAAGAAGGGCGcagacaagaaaaagaaaaaacggGACGTTGATGATGAAGCCTTCGAGGAGTCGGACGATGGTGACGAGGAGGGCAGGGAAATGGACTACGACACCAGCTCCAGTGAAGA CGAACCAGATCCAGAAGCAAAGGTGGACAAGGACATGAAAGGCGTGGCGGAGGAAGATGCGCTTCGCAAGCTGCTTACCTCCgatgaagaggaggaggacgagaaGAAGTCTGATGAGTCGGACAAGGAAGATGGCGACGGCgagaagaaaaagaaggagAAGGGCAAGGACGAGGGCTCCAAGgacaaaaagaagaagaaaccCTCCAAAGAAGACAAGAAGGGCAAGTCGAATGGCAGCGGCGACTCGTCCACCGACTTCAGCTCTGACAGCACAGACTCCGAGGACGACCTCAGCAATGGACCGCCCAAGAAGAAGGTTGTTTCCAAGGAGAAAgacaaggaaaaggaaaaagagaGCGCTGCGAGCAGCAAGGCTTCCACCAGCAGCAGTAATGCTAATAAATCTCGCTCGGCCACGCCAACGCTCTCGACGGATGCCAGCAAGCGCAAGATGAACAGCTTGCCCAGCGATCTCACCGGCTCAGACACAAGCAACAGTCCCACCAGCACGCCAGCAAAGAGGCCCAAGAACGAGATTAGCACATCGCTGCCCACTTCCTTCTCTGGCGGCAAAGTAGA GGACTACGGAATTACCGAGGAGGCGGTGCGTCGGTACCTTAAGCGCAAGCCCCTGACAGCAACCGAGCTGCTCACAAAGTTCAAGAACAAGAAGACTCCCGTCTCCAGTGACCGTTTGGTCGAGACCATGACGAAAATCCTAAAGAAGATAAATCCTGTCAAGCACACCATCCAGGGGAAAATGTATCTCTGGATCAAGTAG
- the LOC120452351 gene encoding E3 ubiquitin-protein ligase RNF13: protein MSKGSGHILTLLGLCLVCYEAALVNGHVLVYRKPTSQLIEEFNDLPAQFGPHLPSNGLKVYVVPARRPYYGCDSLDRPPHLNYPPSAKFVALVSRGGECTFERKVRVAQNASYSAVIVYNNEGDDLEQMSADNITNIRIPSVFVGHTTGKALATYFTPDVVLIINDELPFNINTQLILPFSILIGMCFIIMVIYMIYKCIREQRRLRRHRLPKSMLKKLPVLRYTKNNANKYDTCVICLEDFIEDDKLRVLPCSHPYHTHCIDPWLTENRRVCPICKRKVFTKGEARASRSRQPSLDNVTDTDDDTTPLLQQQQSNGRQMGHVSSATSAAGTAAGSSSSVAAAGVAGTTRHGTFRRGDAGRNPFEESQSSDDENALLDSTVHPATSSGAHERINPFDRAPNLPAHLAEQFTERRHSVWSRINFGSLFRRQPAVISVAAPPYLERVESGTSAMGLPVTGTIAVASPASNNILNPNLSGSFKDEDDMPPHRSIYEPIAISTPANDSAAVDDSAFLQTPTQGGIGVAALPHSASDRQFLI from the exons ATGTCCAAGGGAAGTGGCCACATACTCACCCTGCTAGGACTGTGCCTAGTCTGTTATGAGGCGGCCTTGGTCAATGGCCACGTGCTGGTTTACCGAAAACCAACCAGCCAG TTGATTGAGGAGTTCAATGATTTGCCAGCACAATTCGGCCCCCATCTGCCTTCAAATGGTCTCAAAGTGTATGTGGTTCCCGCCAGGCGCCCTTATTACGGTTGTGATAGCTTGGACAGACCACCGCACCTGAATTACCCACCCTCAGCCAAATTTGTGGCACTTGTATCACG CGGAGGCGAATGCACCTTCGAGCGGAAGGTACGAGTGGCCCAGAATGCGAGTTATTCTGCTGTGATTGTTTACAATAATGAAGGCGATGACTTAG AGCAAATGTCCGCCGACAACATAACGAATATAAGAATACCCTCGGTTTTTGTAGGCCACACGACCGGTAAAGCACTGGCCACCTACTTTACTCCCGATGTGGTGCTTATCATTAACGATGAGCTGCCCTTCAACATCAATACCCAGCTAATATTGCCGTTCTCCATTCTGATTGGTATGTGCTTCATCATTATG GTTATCTATATGATCTACAAGTGCATCCGCGAGCAGCGCCGCTTGCGTCGCCATCGACTGCCAAAGAGCATGCTAAAGAAGTTGCCAGTGCTCCGATATACCAAGAACAATGCAAACAAGTACGACACTTGTGTGATCTGTCTGGAAGACTTCATCGAGGACGATAAGCTGCGCGTGCTGCCCTGCTCACATC CCTATCACACGCACTGCATTGATCCCTGGCTTACCGAAAACCGTCGCGTCTGTCCCATTTGTAAGCGCAAGGTTTTTACGAAGGGCGAAGCGCGTGCAAGTCGGAGTCGACAGCCTTCTTTGGATAACGTCACGGATACGGATGACGACACAacgccgctgctgcagcaacagcagtccAATGGCAGACAGATGGGCCATGTGAGCTCTGCTACTTCGGCTGCTGGAACGGCTGCTGGGAGCAGCTCGAGTGTTGCGGCGGCAGGTGTCGCCGGAACCACGCGACATGGAACCTTCCGTCGTGGAGACGCTGGCCGTAATCCGTTCGAGGAGTCCCAGAGCTCTGACGATGAGAACG CTCTGCTGGACTCTACTGTGCATCCGGCCACATCTTCTGGAGCACACGAACGCATTAATCCCTTTGATCGTGCTCCGAATCTACCGGCCCACCTAGCCGAACAGTTTACTGAGAGACGTCACTCGGTCTGGTCGAGAATAAATTTTGG CTCGTTGTTTCGCCGGCAGCCGGCTGTTATTAGTGTGGCGGCGCCACCCTATCTGGAGCGCGTTGAGTCCGGTACCAGTGCCATGGGTCTGCCGGTGACGGGGACAATTGCTGTAGCCTCGCCCGCATCGAACAACATCCTCAATCCGAATTTAAGCGGATCCTTCAAGGACGAAGACGATATGCCACCGCATCGGTCGATCTACGAACCGATAGCAATCAGCACGCCTGCAAATGACTCAGCAGCAGTCGACGATTCGGCGTTCCTGCAAACGCCCACGCAAGGCGGCATAGGCGTGGCCGCCCTGCCGCATAGCGCATCCGATCGCCAGTTTCTCATATGA
- the LOC120452193 gene encoding transmembrane and coiled-coil domains protein 2 isoform X1: protein MDSTPNAAAPNPNQNRDFLTLKPLRPSRGSSSNLRASRSPSASRSTEQMSRERASEAAAATQTAAATAGGATAHSAGGTGGGTAAATTTAGATTSGSGGASANTNSNSSASSSTVAAAQAAVYSGGNTVTGSLGSAGVVARGFRSHSPTHRRRSRERQRRTHGSDQGGLLAYSGLVGVNDMSDFLGPQQGGGGGGGGGSAGTGSGLEDSRLSGNEDYYSSFVSDEFDNSKKVHRRCHERSSSVQAIDRLNTKIQCTKESIRQEQTARDDNVNEYLKLAASADKQQLQRIKAVFEKKNQKSAHNISQLQKKLDNYTKRAKDLQNHQFHTKSQHRQPREVLRDVGQGLRNVGGNIRDGITGFSGSVMSKPREFAHLIKNKFGSADNINQMSEAELQGMQSTNTDVLASERLQQVPGAGTSTGSGGGGQNNNTGTGSGTGKFNSDNGSECSSVTSESIPGGSGKSQSGASQYHIVLKTLLTELAERKAENEKLKERIERLETSQKEFNNLTATLESERYRAEGLEEQINDLTELHQNEIENLKQTIADMEEKVQYQSDERLRDVNEVLENCQTRISKMEHMSQQQYVTVEGIDNSNARALVVKLINVVLTILQVVLLLVATAAGIIMPFLKTRVRVLTTFLSICFVIFVIRQWPDVQDIGSGLVRHLKQSLVVK from the exons ATGGACTCGACGCCTAATGCGGCGGCCCCTAATCCGAACCAGAATCGTGACTTCCTAACGCTGAAGCCACTGCGTCCATCCCGCGGTTCCAGCTCGAATCTGCGCGCCAGTCGCTCACCCTCTGCCAGCCGCAGCACCGAGCAAA TGTCCCGGGAGCGAGCCAGCGAGGCAGCGGCAGCCACTCagacagcagcagccacagcgGGAGGAGCAACTGCCCACTCAGCCGGCGGAACTGGTGGAGGAACCGCAGCGGCAACGACAACGGCCGGTGCGACCACGTCCGGATCCGGAGGAGCCTCCGCGAACACGAACAGCAATTCCTCGGCCTCATCCAGCACagtggcagctgcacaggcggctGTCTACAGCGGCGGCAACACGGTGACCGGTAGTTTGGGCAGCGCCGGGGTGGTGGCTCGTGGCTTCCGCAGCCACAGTCCTACCCATCGGCGGAGGAGTCGCGAGCGACAACGACGCACGCATGGCTCTGACCAGGGTGGTCTGCTGGCCTACAGCGGTCTCGTTGGCGTCAACGACATGTCGGATTTCTTGGGTCCACAACAGggtggtggaggaggcggcggcggtggaaGCGCCGGCACGGGCAGCGGTCTGGAGGATTCCCGGCTGTCCGGTAACGAGGACTACTACTCGTCCTTTGTCTCAGACGAGTTCGACAACAGCAAGAAAGTCCATCGGCGCTGCCACGAACGCAGCTCCAGCGTCCAGGCCATCGACCGTTTAAACACGAAGATCCAATGCACCAAGGAGTCCATCCGACAGGAGCAAACTGCCAGAGACG aTAATGTCAACGAGTATCTGAAGTTGGCAGCCAGTGCAGacaagcagcagctgcagcgcaTCAAG GCTGTCTTTGAGAAGAAGAACCAGAAAAGCGCACACAATATCTCGCAACTGCAGAAAAAGCTGGACAACTACACAAAGCGAGCCAAGGATTTGCAGAATCACCAATTCCACACGAAGAGCCAGCACCGTCAGCCGCGCGAGGTGCTGCGTGATGTTGGCCAGGGTCTTCGCAATGTGGGAGGCAACATCCGCGATGGGATCACCGGTTTCTCCGGGTCGGTGATGTCCAAGCCACGGGAGTTTGCGCACCTGATCAAGAACAAGTTTGGCAGCGCCGACAACATCAACCAGATGAGCGAAGCCGAGCTACAGGGCATGCAATCTACCAATACCGATGTTTTGGCCAGCGAGCGTTTGCAGCAAGTGCCTGGAGCCGGAACCTCGACGGGTTCGGGTGGCGGCGGCCAGAACAACAACACCGGAACGGGAAGCGGTACGGGAAAATTCAACAGTGACAATGGCAGCGAATGCAGCAGCGTAACTAGCGAAAGTATACCGGGAGG GTCTGGTAAAAGCCAGTCGGGCGCCAGCCAGTATCACATAGTGCTGAAGACATTGCTAACTGAGCTGGCCGAGCGAAAGGCCGAGAACGAGAAGCTCAAGGAGCGAATCGAACGACTCGAG ACGAGCCAAAAGGAATTCAACAATCTGACCGCCACACTCGAAAGTGAACGCTATCGTGCCGAGGGACTCGAGGAGCAAATCAATGACTTGACGGAATTACATCAG AATGAAATTGAGAATCTGAAGCAAACGATTGCCGACATGGAGGAGAAAGTACAATACCAAAGCGATGAAAGACTACGTGACGTCAATGAAGTGCTCGAGAACTGTCAAACAAGG ATATCAAAAATGGAGCACATGTCGCAGCAACAATATGTCACCGTCGAGGGCATTGACAATTCGAATGCGCGGGCTTTGGTTGTGAAACTCATCAATGTGGTATTAACGATACTGCAAGTGGTGCTCCTGCTTGTGGCCACCGCTGCAGGCATCATAATGCCTTTTCTCAAAACGAG GGTTCGCgttctcacaacatttttgtCTATTTGTTTCGTCATCTTTGTAATAAGACAATGGCCGGATGTTCAGGACATTGGGTCCGGGCTGGTGCGGCATCTCAAGCAATCGCTGGTGGTCAAGTAA
- the LOC120452193 gene encoding transmembrane and coiled-coil domains protein 2 isoform X2: protein MSDFLGPQQGGGGGGGGGSAGTGSGLEDSRLSGNEDYYSSFVSDEFDNSKKVHRRCHERSSSVQAIDRLNTKIQCTKESIRQEQTARDDNVNEYLKLAASADKQQLQRIKAVFEKKNQKSAHNISQLQKKLDNYTKRAKDLQNHQFHTKSQHRQPREVLRDVGQGLRNVGGNIRDGITGFSGSVMSKPREFAHLIKNKFGSADNINQMSEAELQGMQSTNTDVLASERLQQVPGAGTSTGSGGGGQNNNTGTGSGTGKFNSDNGSECSSVTSESIPGGSGKSQSGASQYHIVLKTLLTELAERKAENEKLKERIERLETSQKEFNNLTATLESERYRAEGLEEQINDLTELHQNEIENLKQTIADMEEKVQYQSDERLRDVNEVLENCQTRISKMEHMSQQQYVTVEGIDNSNARALVVKLINVVLTILQVVLLLVATAAGIIMPFLKTRVRVLTTFLSICFVIFVIRQWPDVQDIGSGLVRHLKQSLVVK from the exons ATGTCGGATTTCTTGGGTCCACAACAGggtggtggaggaggcggcggcggtggaaGCGCCGGCACGGGCAGCGGTCTGGAGGATTCCCGGCTGTCCGGTAACGAGGACTACTACTCGTCCTTTGTCTCAGACGAGTTCGACAACAGCAAGAAAGTCCATCGGCGCTGCCACGAACGCAGCTCCAGCGTCCAGGCCATCGACCGTTTAAACACGAAGATCCAATGCACCAAGGAGTCCATCCGACAGGAGCAAACTGCCAGAGACG aTAATGTCAACGAGTATCTGAAGTTGGCAGCCAGTGCAGacaagcagcagctgcagcgcaTCAAG GCTGTCTTTGAGAAGAAGAACCAGAAAAGCGCACACAATATCTCGCAACTGCAGAAAAAGCTGGACAACTACACAAAGCGAGCCAAGGATTTGCAGAATCACCAATTCCACACGAAGAGCCAGCACCGTCAGCCGCGCGAGGTGCTGCGTGATGTTGGCCAGGGTCTTCGCAATGTGGGAGGCAACATCCGCGATGGGATCACCGGTTTCTCCGGGTCGGTGATGTCCAAGCCACGGGAGTTTGCGCACCTGATCAAGAACAAGTTTGGCAGCGCCGACAACATCAACCAGATGAGCGAAGCCGAGCTACAGGGCATGCAATCTACCAATACCGATGTTTTGGCCAGCGAGCGTTTGCAGCAAGTGCCTGGAGCCGGAACCTCGACGGGTTCGGGTGGCGGCGGCCAGAACAACAACACCGGAACGGGAAGCGGTACGGGAAAATTCAACAGTGACAATGGCAGCGAATGCAGCAGCGTAACTAGCGAAAGTATACCGGGAGG GTCTGGTAAAAGCCAGTCGGGCGCCAGCCAGTATCACATAGTGCTGAAGACATTGCTAACTGAGCTGGCCGAGCGAAAGGCCGAGAACGAGAAGCTCAAGGAGCGAATCGAACGACTCGAG ACGAGCCAAAAGGAATTCAACAATCTGACCGCCACACTCGAAAGTGAACGCTATCGTGCCGAGGGACTCGAGGAGCAAATCAATGACTTGACGGAATTACATCAG AATGAAATTGAGAATCTGAAGCAAACGATTGCCGACATGGAGGAGAAAGTACAATACCAAAGCGATGAAAGACTACGTGACGTCAATGAAGTGCTCGAGAACTGTCAAACAAGG ATATCAAAAATGGAGCACATGTCGCAGCAACAATATGTCACCGTCGAGGGCATTGACAATTCGAATGCGCGGGCTTTGGTTGTGAAACTCATCAATGTGGTATTAACGATACTGCAAGTGGTGCTCCTGCTTGTGGCCACCGCTGCAGGCATCATAATGCCTTTTCTCAAAACGAG GGTTCGCgttctcacaacatttttgtCTATTTGTTTCGTCATCTTTGTAATAAGACAATGGCCGGATGTTCAGGACATTGGGTCCGGGCTGGTGCGGCATCTCAAGCAATCGCTGGTGGTCAAGTAA